From a region of the Corallococcus coralloides DSM 2259 genome:
- a CDS encoding M4 family metallopeptidase, translating into MTIRRTEGSTPVSLRPTTDTSAPAKAKNVLRVKDGFESVSRTGAAAGAQPTAAAAATSQASTTGAPSAQVGRLALDSKEAQQAIQTSLKHLTPPLTASNLLAANKAGPTLAAKSVERDELGMTHVRLDRMHEGVKVFGEQVISHLGADGKVSSVTGEQNAIPAGLGTQKTKLAPQQAIDIAKKELGGKADKQPSSERVVYQDADGKYRAAYQVEVTQIAGQEKPKKQNYIIDANTGAVLESFNKIGGWSKKAAAPMQVNGTASPNAAIPDKGQVESKITFPDNVTVDKLSLDLNIKHTFSGDLKVTLTSPSGKSHVVQDRKGGSADDIAGSFDLSKAFAGENTKGEWTLKVEDKAARDVGTLNNWSLNIQAKETTPPPTDPQNPPAGTADDLSMYSGHVDLKTKKEADGTYSLEDSTRGKGVVTYDANNKTTASGQTKITDDNDKWGEATDPARAKAAVDAHYGAAMTYDFMKNIMGRDSIDGAGEKLVSYVHVRNNYVNAFWDGEKMSYGDGDGKQSGPLTTLDIAGHEIAHGLTERTAGLIYSGESGGLNESFSDIIGTGVEWYAAQNNPEAKWNWTVGEAAWTPNNGTDEDGLRYMNDPTKDNYSVDNYKNYPKQTEVHGSSGISNNAFYLLVEGGKNKTSGLEVKGGIGMEDGLKIFTRALTTYMTPRTTFAQAREATIKAATDLHGADSVQVQKVKDAWTAVGVN; encoded by the coding sequence ATGACCATTCGCCGCACCGAAGGTTCGACGCCCGTTTCTCTCCGTCCCACCACCGACACCTCCGCGCCGGCGAAGGCCAAGAACGTCCTTCGCGTGAAGGACGGCTTCGAGTCTGTCTCCCGCACGGGCGCCGCCGCGGGCGCGCAGCCCACGGCCGCCGCCGCGGCGACGTCGCAGGCGTCCACGACGGGGGCCCCCTCCGCGCAGGTCGGCCGCCTCGCCCTGGACAGCAAGGAGGCGCAGCAGGCCATCCAGACGTCCCTGAAGCACCTCACCCCGCCGCTGACCGCGTCGAACCTGCTGGCCGCGAACAAGGCCGGCCCGACGCTGGCCGCCAAGAGCGTGGAGCGCGACGAGCTGGGCATGACCCACGTGCGCCTGGACCGCATGCACGAGGGCGTGAAGGTCTTCGGCGAGCAGGTCATCAGCCACCTGGGCGCGGACGGCAAGGTGTCCAGCGTCACCGGTGAGCAGAACGCCATCCCCGCGGGCCTGGGGACCCAGAAGACGAAGCTGGCGCCGCAGCAGGCCATCGACATCGCGAAGAAGGAGCTGGGCGGCAAGGCCGACAAGCAGCCCTCTTCCGAGCGCGTCGTCTACCAGGACGCGGACGGCAAGTACCGCGCCGCCTACCAGGTGGAAGTGACGCAGATCGCCGGCCAGGAGAAGCCGAAGAAGCAGAACTACATCATCGACGCCAACACCGGCGCGGTGCTGGAGAGCTTCAACAAGATTGGCGGCTGGAGCAAGAAGGCCGCCGCGCCGATGCAGGTCAACGGCACCGCCAGCCCCAACGCGGCCATCCCGGACAAGGGCCAGGTCGAGTCGAAGATCACCTTCCCGGACAACGTGACGGTCGACAAGCTGTCGCTCGACCTGAACATCAAGCACACCTTCAGCGGCGACCTGAAGGTCACGCTGACCAGCCCCTCCGGCAAGTCCCACGTGGTGCAGGACCGCAAGGGCGGCTCGGCGGACGACATCGCCGGCTCCTTCGACCTGTCCAAGGCGTTCGCGGGCGAGAACACGAAGGGCGAGTGGACGCTCAAGGTCGAGGACAAGGCCGCGCGTGACGTGGGCACCCTCAACAACTGGAGCCTGAACATCCAGGCGAAGGAGACCACGCCTCCGCCGACGGATCCGCAGAACCCGCCCGCGGGCACCGCGGACGACCTGTCCATGTACAGCGGCCACGTGGACCTGAAGACCAAGAAGGAAGCGGACGGCACGTACTCGCTGGAGGACTCGACGCGCGGCAAGGGCGTGGTGACCTACGACGCGAACAACAAGACCACCGCGTCCGGCCAGACGAAGATCACCGACGACAACGACAAGTGGGGCGAGGCCACCGACCCGGCGCGCGCCAAGGCCGCCGTCGACGCGCACTACGGCGCGGCCATGACCTACGACTTCATGAAGAACATCATGGGTCGTGACTCCATCGACGGCGCCGGTGAGAAGCTCGTCAGCTACGTGCACGTGCGCAACAACTACGTGAACGCGTTCTGGGACGGCGAGAAGATGAGCTACGGCGACGGCGACGGGAAGCAGTCCGGCCCGCTCACCACGCTGGACATCGCGGGCCACGAGATCGCGCACGGCCTCACGGAGCGCACCGCGGGCCTCATCTACAGCGGCGAGTCCGGCGGCCTGAACGAGTCCTTCTCCGACATCATCGGCACGGGCGTGGAGTGGTACGCCGCGCAGAACAACCCCGAGGCCAAGTGGAACTGGACCGTGGGCGAGGCCGCCTGGACGCCGAACAACGGCACCGATGAGGACGGCCTGCGCTACATGAACGACCCGACCAAGGACAACTACTCGGTCGACAACTACAAGAACTACCCGAAGCAGACGGAGGTGCACGGCTCCAGCGGCATCTCCAACAACGCCTTCTACCTGCTGGTGGAGGGTGGCAAGAACAAGACGTCCGGCCTGGAGGTGAAGGGCGGCATCGGCATGGAGGACGGCCTGAAGATCTTCACCCGCGCCCTCACCACGTACATGACGCCGCGCACGACGTTCGCCCAGGCTCGCGAGGCCACCATCAAGGCCGCCACGGACCTGCACGGCGCCGACTCCGTCCAGGTGCAGAAGGTGAAGGACGCCTGGACCGCGGTGGGCGTGAACTAG
- the mug gene encoding G/U mismatch-specific DNA glycosylase, which produces MPDLLAPDLRVLFCGINPSLYSAVVGVHFARPGNRFWPSLHAAGFTPRLLKPAEQEELLTLGLGITNVVDRATASADQLGAEEYAEGAKSLARKVKRYRPKYLAVLGLGAYRTAFSRPKARFGPQEETLGDTRLWVLPNPSGLNASYQLPDLARLYGELRRAVETR; this is translated from the coding sequence ATGCCGGACCTGCTGGCCCCGGACCTGCGGGTGCTCTTCTGCGGCATCAACCCCAGCCTCTACTCCGCGGTGGTGGGCGTGCACTTCGCGCGGCCGGGCAACCGCTTCTGGCCGTCACTGCACGCGGCGGGCTTCACCCCGCGCCTCCTGAAGCCGGCGGAACAGGAGGAGCTGCTGACCTTGGGCCTGGGCATCACCAACGTGGTGGACCGGGCCACGGCGAGCGCGGACCAGCTGGGCGCGGAGGAGTACGCGGAAGGCGCGAAGTCGCTGGCGCGCAAGGTGAAGCGCTACCGTCCGAAGTACCTCGCGGTCCTGGGGCTGGGCGCGTACCGCACCGCCTTCTCGCGGCCGAAGGCGAGGTTCGGACCGCAGGAGGAGACGCTGGGCGACACGCGGCTGTGGGTGCTGCCCAATCCCAGCGGGCTCAACGCCAGCTACCAGCTCCCGGACCTCGCGCGGCTGTACGGCGAGCTGCGCCGCGCGGTCGAGACGCGCTGA
- a CDS encoding DUF423 domain-containing protein, whose protein sequence is MMRWWIVVGAVNAFLSVAAGAFGAHALKARLPQDLQVIFETGARYHMYHALALVAVGLLGTVRPSALLESSGWAMLAGIVLFSGSLYALALSGVRVLGAITPLGGLGFLVGWALLAVAAWRTSP, encoded by the coding sequence ATGATGCGGTGGTGGATCGTGGTCGGCGCGGTGAACGCTTTCCTGTCCGTGGCGGCGGGCGCCTTCGGGGCGCACGCACTGAAGGCCCGGCTTCCCCAGGACCTGCAGGTCATCTTCGAAACCGGGGCGCGCTACCACATGTACCACGCGCTCGCGCTGGTGGCGGTGGGGCTCCTGGGCACGGTGCGCCCCTCCGCGCTCCTGGAGTCCTCGGGCTGGGCGATGCTCGCGGGCATCGTCCTGTTCTCCGGCAGCCTGTACGCGCTGGCCCTCTCCGGCGTGCGCGTGCTGGGCGCCATCACGCCGCTGGGCGGCCTGGGCTTCCTCGTGGGCTGGGCGCTCCTCGCCGTGGCCGCGTGGCGCACCTCACCGTGA
- a CDS encoding glycosyltransferase 87 family protein, producing the protein MSASTSSEPSRLTHKHWLALVVAVLPLALYAFSSRQGDLPLYFRTARAFLDGAVPNRDFRFEYPPYALLWFVPATWAGGDLRGFILAFGLQLTLIDAFIKWLLLSEGVRRWGTARRAWVPFAAYSVVSWLQSVHYLKRYDLIPAALALAAVVALMRRREGWAGALLAVGTVTKLYPAVLVPLALAVCWRRGAKPTRALITGLVAGVLPLVPLSFVWPWWRFAAFHVERGLQVEAFSAGLLWAAHLMGFAQVQWVHAPAAYELHGADAEMVRAVTRQVWVAGLLLAVAVSVRAAWRRPPVHIEDAARLTLVPLVAFVILNPVLSPQYLIWLTGAAALALLSGRAWPSAVLLVAAAITRGLFAGSTYNTGWQPSFTLLLLARNAMVLFAGLAWAREAWRWGRPDATVLPEAKDAPAPTPPP; encoded by the coding sequence GTGTCCGCATCGACATCGTCCGAGCCCTCGCGGCTGACGCACAAGCACTGGCTCGCGCTCGTGGTGGCCGTGTTGCCGCTGGCGCTCTATGCCTTCTCCTCGCGCCAGGGCGACCTGCCGCTGTACTTCCGGACGGCCCGTGCGTTCCTGGACGGCGCGGTCCCCAACCGCGACTTCCGCTTCGAATACCCGCCCTACGCGCTCCTGTGGTTCGTGCCCGCGACGTGGGCGGGCGGCGACCTGCGCGGCTTCATCCTCGCGTTCGGCCTCCAGCTCACGCTCATCGACGCGTTCATCAAGTGGCTGCTGCTGTCCGAAGGCGTGCGCCGGTGGGGCACGGCGCGGCGCGCGTGGGTGCCGTTCGCGGCGTACTCCGTCGTCAGCTGGCTCCAGAGCGTGCACTACCTCAAGCGCTACGACCTGATTCCCGCCGCGCTCGCGCTGGCCGCGGTGGTGGCCCTGATGCGCCGGCGCGAAGGCTGGGCAGGTGCGTTGCTCGCGGTGGGCACGGTCACCAAGCTGTACCCGGCCGTGCTCGTGCCGCTGGCCCTGGCCGTGTGCTGGCGCCGGGGCGCGAAGCCGACGCGGGCCCTCATCACCGGCCTCGTCGCGGGTGTGCTGCCATTGGTGCCCCTGAGCTTCGTGTGGCCGTGGTGGCGGTTCGCGGCCTTCCACGTCGAGCGGGGGCTCCAGGTGGAGGCCTTCAGCGCGGGCCTGCTCTGGGCCGCGCACCTGATGGGCTTCGCCCAGGTCCAGTGGGTCCACGCTCCCGCCGCCTATGAGCTGCACGGCGCGGATGCCGAAATGGTCCGCGCTGTCACCCGTCAGGTGTGGGTCGCGGGCCTGCTGCTGGCCGTGGCGGTGTCCGTGCGCGCCGCATGGCGCAGGCCTCCGGTGCACATCGAGGACGCGGCCCGGCTGACGTTGGTGCCGCTCGTGGCCTTCGTCATCCTCAACCCGGTGCTGAGCCCGCAGTACCTCATCTGGCTCACCGGGGCCGCCGCGCTCGCGCTGCTCTCCGGAAGGGCGTGGCCGTCCGCCGTGCTGCTGGTGGCCGCCGCCATCACGCGCGGGCTCTTCGCGGGCAGCACCTACAACACGGGCTGGCAGCCGTCATTCACGCTGCTGCTCCTCGCGCGCAACGCGATGGTGCTCTTCGCGGGGCTCGCCTGGGCCCGTGAGGCGTGGCGGTGGGGACGCCCTGACGCCACGGTGCTTCCGGAGGCGAAGGACGCACCCGCGCCGACACCGCCTCCCTGA
- a CDS encoding SET domain-containing protein, whose protein sequence is MTTSSSFQPTPSIPFELRQSPIQGTGAFATRRIRKGARIIEYIGERITQAEADVRYDDESMERHHTFLFNLDDNTVLDAGTLHNESRYINHSCEPNCQSLIDKGHIHIYALRAIEPGEELTYDYAYERTPEMDAEAEALYVCRCGTPSCRGTILAPEKKAPARRKKAASKSKSTSKTKAASKSKSTSKVKSAKKSKAAPPAAAKKKRGTQRAKSPGRRAAS, encoded by the coding sequence ATGACGACTTCTTCATCCTTCCAGCCGACCCCGTCGATTCCCTTCGAGCTGCGCCAGTCCCCCATCCAGGGCACGGGCGCCTTCGCCACCCGCCGCATCCGCAAGGGCGCGCGCATCATCGAGTACATCGGTGAGCGCATCACCCAGGCCGAGGCGGACGTCCGCTACGACGACGAGTCGATGGAGCGCCACCACACGTTCCTCTTCAACCTGGACGACAACACGGTGCTGGACGCGGGGACCCTCCACAACGAGTCGCGCTACATCAACCACTCGTGCGAGCCCAACTGCCAGTCGCTCATCGACAAGGGCCACATCCACATCTACGCGCTGCGCGCCATCGAACCGGGGGAGGAGCTGACGTACGACTACGCGTACGAGCGCACCCCGGAGATGGACGCGGAGGCCGAGGCGCTCTACGTCTGCCGCTGTGGCACGCCCTCCTGCCGGGGCACCATCCTCGCCCCGGAGAAGAAGGCCCCCGCGCGCCGCAAGAAGGCCGCGTCGAAGTCCAAGTCGACCTCCAAGACGAAGGCCGCGTCGAAGTCCAAGTCGACCTCCAAGGTGAAGTCCGCCAAGAAGTCGAAGGCCGCGCCGCCGGCCGCCGCGAAGAAGAAGCGGGGCACCCAGCGCGCGAAGTCCCCGGGCCGCCGCGCCGCGAGCTGA
- a CDS encoding acyl-CoA dehydrogenase family protein: MKDVLRFLLTEAPDFPALDSVEAWWRRHLAVLPRFPLPADLALASGFRMDRMGFAFSSGYQAALRSLFPQLPADRRAALCATETGGGHPSAIETKLTPKGAGWTLDGVKTYVTLGTHAEELLVVASEGRDAQERNRLRMVRLDARTSGVTVEPLPPLGFVPEVPHAALRLEGVEVAPEDVLPGDGYTRYLKPFRTVEDCHVNLAVLGWLVKVARRCGWPVALREELVAVAVMIHAIALEDPSDPAVHVALGGALAQMHRALERCEVAWEGVDVEMRERWQRDRRLLDLASKVRAKRLEVARQRLAGGAGDD, from the coding sequence GTGAAAGACGTCCTGCGCTTCCTGCTCACCGAGGCCCCTGACTTCCCCGCGCTCGACTCCGTGGAGGCCTGGTGGCGCCGGCACCTCGCGGTGCTGCCGCGCTTCCCGTTGCCGGCGGACCTGGCGCTCGCCAGCGGCTTCCGGATGGACCGGATGGGGTTCGCGTTCTCCTCCGGCTATCAGGCCGCGCTGCGCTCGCTCTTCCCCCAGCTCCCGGCGGACCGGCGCGCCGCGCTCTGCGCCACGGAGACGGGCGGCGGCCACCCGAGCGCCATCGAAACGAAGCTCACGCCGAAGGGCGCGGGCTGGACGCTCGATGGCGTGAAGACCTACGTCACGCTGGGCACGCACGCGGAAGAGCTGCTGGTGGTCGCCTCCGAGGGCCGGGATGCCCAGGAGCGAAACCGCCTGCGCATGGTGCGGCTGGACGCGCGCACATCCGGGGTGACCGTGGAGCCGCTGCCGCCGCTGGGCTTCGTGCCGGAGGTGCCGCACGCGGCGCTGCGGCTGGAAGGCGTGGAGGTGGCGCCGGAGGACGTGCTGCCCGGGGATGGCTACACCCGCTACCTCAAGCCGTTCCGCACGGTGGAGGACTGCCACGTCAACCTGGCGGTGCTGGGCTGGCTGGTGAAGGTGGCCCGCCGCTGCGGCTGGCCGGTGGCGCTGCGCGAGGAACTGGTCGCCGTCGCGGTGATGATCCACGCGATTGCCCTGGAGGACCCCAGCGACCCGGCCGTGCACGTGGCGCTGGGCGGCGCGCTCGCGCAGATGCACCGCGCGCTGGAGCGCTGCGAGGTGGCCTGGGAGGGCGTGGACGTGGAGATGCGTGAGCGGTGGCAGCGCGACAGGCGCCTGCTCGACCTGGCCTCCAAGGTGCGCGCGAAGCGGCTGGAGGTCGCGCGCCAGCGGCTGGCCGGCGGCGCGGGCGACGACTGA
- a CDS encoding M18 family aminopeptidase produces the protein MSPTDIDTQANDLLQFIDASPTPYHAVRETARRLTAQGFRELDERESWSLKPGDKVFVIRGDTSIAAFQLGTKPVDTTGFRLVGSHTDSPNLRLKPNAPVNRHGYQQLGVEIYGGVLLHTWTDRDLSLAGRVVTLHNGRPQHHLVDFRRPLLRVPNLAIHLNRGVNTEGLKLNAQEHMVPVLGLESAGPAELKGLLVEELGRSGVKAAADDLLGYDLCLYDLQPSTRSGLHGEFLHAPRLDNLASCHTGLTALLKDTGPREATVGVVLYDHEECGSRSAQGAASPFLKDLLERIVQAHSDGRADAFHRAIRRSFMVSADMAHAVHPNYSSMHEPKHQPQLGGGPVIKTNVNQSYATDGESWGYFAALCKEAGVTPQHFVTRTDLGCGSTIGPITAGQLGIRTVDVGNPMLSMHSIRELAAASDVARMVAVLSRFFA, from the coding sequence ATGAGCCCGACTGACATCGACACGCAGGCCAACGACCTCCTCCAGTTCATCGACGCGTCGCCCACGCCGTACCACGCCGTGCGCGAGACGGCGCGCCGCCTCACCGCCCAGGGCTTCCGCGAGCTGGACGAGCGCGAGTCCTGGTCGCTGAAGCCCGGCGACAAGGTCTTCGTCATCCGTGGCGACACGAGCATCGCGGCGTTCCAGCTGGGCACGAAGCCCGTGGACACCACCGGCTTCCGGCTGGTGGGCTCGCACACGGACTCGCCCAACCTGCGCCTCAAGCCCAACGCGCCCGTCAACCGCCACGGCTACCAGCAGCTGGGCGTGGAGATCTATGGCGGGGTGCTGCTGCACACGTGGACGGACCGCGACCTGTCGCTCGCGGGCCGCGTGGTGACGCTGCACAACGGCCGCCCCCAGCACCACCTGGTGGACTTCCGCCGGCCGCTGTTGCGCGTGCCCAACCTGGCCATCCACCTGAACCGCGGCGTCAACACGGAGGGCCTGAAGCTCAACGCCCAGGAGCACATGGTGCCGGTGCTGGGCCTGGAGAGCGCGGGCCCCGCGGAGCTGAAGGGGCTGCTGGTGGAGGAACTGGGCCGCTCGGGCGTGAAGGCCGCCGCGGACGACCTCTTGGGCTACGACCTGTGCCTCTACGACTTGCAGCCGTCCACGCGCTCCGGTCTGCACGGGGAGTTCCTCCACGCGCCCCGCCTGGACAACCTGGCCAGCTGCCACACCGGGCTCACCGCGCTCCTGAAGGACACCGGCCCGCGCGAGGCCACGGTGGGCGTGGTGCTCTACGATCACGAGGAGTGCGGCAGCCGCAGCGCGCAGGGCGCCGCGTCGCCGTTCCTCAAGGACCTGCTGGAGCGCATCGTCCAGGCGCACTCGGATGGGCGCGCGGACGCGTTCCACCGCGCCATCCGCCGCTCGTTCATGGTGAGCGCGGACATGGCGCACGCGGTGCACCCCAACTACTCCTCCATGCACGAGCCCAAGCACCAGCCGCAGCTGGGCGGCGGCCCGGTCATCAAGACCAACGTGAACCAGTCCTACGCGACGGACGGCGAGTCCTGGGGGTACTTCGCGGCGCTGTGCAAGGAGGCGGGCGTCACGCCCCAGCACTTCGTCACCCGCACGGACCTGGGCTGCGGCAGCACCATTGGCCCCATCACCGCGGGGCAGCTGGGCATCCGCACGGTGGACGTGGGCAACCCCATGCTGTCCATGCACTCCATCCGCGAGCTGGCCGCCGCGTCCGACGTGGCCCGCATGGTGGCGGTGCTGTCCCGCTTCTTCGCCTGA